GGCACCGGCATCACCGCCGCGATCCTGGCCCTCCTCGGTGGCCTGTTCCACCTCATCGGCGTGGCCGGTGGCGCGGTGATGCTCGCCGGCGACGACGACCTGGCGCGTGGGCTGCTCACGTTCGCCGCGCACCTGGTGCTCGCCGCGACCCTCGTCACCGGCGGGGTCGGGCTGATCCTGCCCAGGGAGTTCGGCCGCGCCGCGACCATCGCCGGGTCGGCCGCGGCGCTCGCGGTGTACCTGCTGGTGCTGGTGCTCGGCGCGTTCGGCGTGTACTTCCTCGGGCTGGTCGACGGGGACGTGCCGCTGGTCTACATCGCCGTGTTGTGCGTCCCGGCGGTCGGCACGCTGGTGCTGGCGAGCCTGCCGCCCACCGGGCGGTGGGTGGCGCGCGGCTGGTCGTAGGCTGGGGCAATGACCCACGACCTCTCCTCCGCAGGCTTCGAGACACGCGCCATCCACGCAGGTCAGGAGCCTGACCCGCGGACGGGTGCGGTCATCGTGCCGATCTACCAGACCTCGACCTACGCACAGGACGGTGTCGGCGCCACCCGTGAGGGTGACTACGAGTACTCGCGCACGGCGAACCCGACGCGCACCGCGCTGGAGGAGGCGCTCGCCTCGCTGGAGGGTGCCCGGCACGGCCTGGCGTTCGCGTCCGGCATGGCCGCCACCGACGCGGTGCTGCGGACCGTGCTGCGCCCGGGCGACCACCTGGTGCTGGGCAACGACGCGTACGGCGGCACTTTCCGGCTGATCGACAAGGTCCTCAAGCTGTGGGGCGTCGAGTACGGCATCGCGGACCTGTCGAACGCGGACGAGGTGCGCGCCGCGATCCAGCCCGAGACGAAGCTGATCTGGTGCGAGTCGCCGTCCAACCCGCTGCTGGGCATCGCGGACCTGGCGGTGCTGGCGGAGATCGCGCACGGCGCCGGTGCCCGGCTCGTCGTGGACAACACGTTCGCCACGCCCTACCTGCAGACGCCGCTGGCGCTCGGGGCGGACATCGTCGTGCACTCGACCACGAAGTACCTGGGCGGCCACTCGGACGTCGTCGGCGGCGCGGTGCTCACCAACGAGGACGAGCTGCGGGAGAACCTGTTCTTCCTGCGCAACGCGGCCGGCGCGGTGCCCGGCCCGTTCGACGCCTGGCTGACCCTGCGTGGCCTGAAGACGCTCGCCGTCCGGATGGACCGGCACTGCGACAACGCCGAGCAGATCGCCGAGATGCTGGTGGCGCACCCGAAGGTCGCCGAGGTCTACTACCCGGGCCTGCCCGGGCACCCGGGCCACGACCTCGCGGCCAAGCAGATGCGCCGGTTCGGCGGCATGGTCTCCTTCCGTCACGCCGACGGTCACCAGGCCGCCCTGGACGCCGCGGCGCGCACGTCGCTGTTCATCCTGGCCGAGTCGCTCGGCGGCATCGAATCGCTCATCGAGCACCCGGGCCAGATGACGCACGCGAGCGTCGTCGGCTCGATGCTCCAGGTGCCGGAGGACCTGCTGCGGTTGTCCGTGGGCATCGAAGACGCCCGTGACCTGAGCGACGACCTCCGCTCCGCGCTGGGCTGAGGCGTGTTCCGCCTGTGGCTTGCGCCGCGGGGCGGGTAGCGGAACCACGCGTGCCGGTTAGCGGCCCACCCGCCCGCGGCTCCGCCGCTTGGGCAACCGCCCAACACGGCGCCGCAACCGCCCAACACGGCGCCGCCAGCGGCAAACACGGCGCCGCCAGCGGCAAACACGGCGCCGCCAGCGGCAAACACGCGGGTGGCCGCCGTGTTCGCCGTTCCGGGTGGCGTGTTGGCCCCTGCGGGTGGCGTGTTTGCCGTTCCGGGCGGTGTGTTTGCCGTTCGGATTGTGGCGCCGGACCGGGGAGACGAGCCTCCGGATCCGCGGCTTCGGTCGTCGGTGCGCGGCACGCCGGGAGCGTCAGGGGCGGTAGTTGTTCAGCTCGGCGGTTTTCGCCTCGCCCGGCGTGGTGCCGGTGCGGATGCTGTGCAGGTCCGTCCGGTCGACGCAGCCGCCGACCAGTTCCACGTAGTTGTCGTGGCGGATGTACTGGCCGGGATCGCCGCAGCCGGCCCGGTCCACCGTGTAGACGGCCGCGCCGGTGAGGGCCAGCGCCGAGGTCACGCCCGCGACCAGCGGCAGCAGTCCGGCCGCACGCGTGGCACGCCGGACTCTGCTGCCCGTTTCGCTCCGCGCTGGCATGGCTACTCCCGATTCGCCGTCCTGACCGGCTCCAGGGTACCGAAACCGCCGCCGCCGGAGTGGCATGATCCGGGATATGGATCTGGTGGACGTCGAACGCATCCGTGCGGCGCGGAAGCTCCTCGCGGGCATCACCCGCGTGACCCCCATGGAGCACGCGCGGGATCTGGAAAAGTCACACGGCGGGCCGGTCCACCTCAAGTGCGAGAACCTGCAACGCACCGGTTCGTTCAAGATCCGCGGTGCCTACACGCGGCTGCACGGCCTGAGCGCGGAGGAGCGGGCCCGCGGGGTGGTCGCCGCCAGCGCGGGCAACCACGCGCAGGGGGTGGCGCTCGCGGCGTCGCTGCTGGGCATCTCGTCGACGGTGTTCATGCCCACCCGTGCCCCGCTGCCGAAGCTGGCCGCCACCCGCGGGTACGGCGCGGACGTGCACCTGCACGGTGACGTGCTGGAGGAGGCCCTCGCCGAGGCGATCGCGTTCGCCGACCGGACCGGGGCGGTGTTCATCCACCCCTTCGACCACCCCGACATCATCGCCGGGCAGGGCACGGTCGGTCTGGAAATCCTGGAGCAGGTACCGGAAGCGGCCACGGTCCTGGTGCCCACCGGCGGGGGCGGGCTCGTCGGAGGCGTGGCGTGCGCGGTGAAGGCGTCGCGGCCGGACGTGCGGGTGGTCGCGGTGCAGGCCGAGGACGCCGCGGCGTACCCCCCGTCGCTCGCCGCGGGAGGACCGGTGCGGTTGCGCGAGATGCAGACCATGGCCGACGGGATCGCGGTCGGCCAGCCCGGCCCGGTGAGCTACGCGCACGTGGCGGCGAAGGTCGATGACGTCCTCACGGTGTCGGAGGAATCGCTGTCCCGCGCCGTGCTGCTGTGCCTGGAACGGCGCAAGCTGGTGGTCGAGCCCGCGGGCGCGGCGGCGGTCGCCGCCCTGTTGCAGTACCCGGGCGAGTTCGCGGCGCCGGTGGTGGCTGTGGTCTCCGGTGGGAACGTGGACCCGTTGCTGCTGCTGCAGATCATCCAGCACGGCATGACCGCCGGCGGGCGCTACCTCGCGCTGCGGCTGCGCGTGCCGGACCGGCCGGGCTCGCTGGTGTCGGTGCTGTCCCGGGTGCGGGACCTCGGCGCGAACGTCCTCGACGTCGAACACTCGCGGATCTCCGGAGCACTGGCCCTCGGCGAGGTCGAGATCGCGCTCAACCTGGAGACCCGAGGGCCGGCGCACTGCCAGGAGGTTCGCACCGAACTCCAGCGCGCCGGGTTCACCGTCGTCGGCTAGCGAGTGCCGAAGAGCTGCGTGCGCAACGCCAGCGCAGTTCGCTGGACACTGTGTCCAGTGGTCGGCCACGATGATCCGGCAACATGCGCAATCTGACCAGGAGGTCGCGGTGGACGCGCTCGACGCCAAGTTGTTGCTGCTGCTCACCGACGCGCCCCGGCTGAACGTGCTGGAGTGCGCGCGCCGGCTCGGCGTCGCCCGCGGCACGGTCCAGGCCCGCCTGGACCGGCTGACCGAGCAGGGCATCCTCGGCGGGTTCCCGCCCGAGCTGGACCTCGCCGCGATGGGCTACGGACTGACCGCGTTCGCCGTCCTGGAGATCGCCCAGGGCAGGCGCACGGCGGTGGCGGAGGCGCTGGCGGCGATCGAGCAGGTGTGCGAGGTGCACGCCACCACCGGGCAGGGCGACCTGTTCGTGCGCATGGTGGCGCGCGACCACGACGACCTGCAGCGCGTGATCGACGCGGTGGTCAGCGTGCCGGACGTGCGGCGCACCTCGACGTCACTGGCCCTGTCGACCCCGGTGCCGCCGCGGGTCCGGCCGCTGCTGGAACGGCTCGCCTACGAAACGAACTCCAGGTAGCGCTTGGCCGAGCGCTGCACGACCTCGTGGCCGTCCCGGCGCACCACCGCGTCCCACCACGCGCCGTAGATCGCCTCGAAGCGGTAGCCGGCGAGGATCTCCGCCGCGCGGCGCACGACGGCAGGCCGTTCCGGGATGAGGTTCGGGTAGCTGTACATGAAGGCCACGAACTCCCGGTCCGGGATGACCTGCACGATGTCGCCGGACAGCAGGGCGCCCTCACCGTGCTCGCCACCGGACCAGTGCAGCACGGTGCCGCCGGCGAAGTGCACGCCCAGGTTGATCAGGGTCAGCTCGTCGCTGATCCGCTTCGTGCGCCCGCTCCACAGCTCGATCCTCCCGTCCGGGCGGCCGATCCACTGCCGGTCGTGCTCGTGCAGGTAGACCGGCACGTCGAAGGCTCGGGCCCACTCCACGCACGTGGTGTAGTAGTGCGGGTGGCTGATCGCGATGCCGGTGATGCCGCCGCGGGCGGCGATCTCCCCGGCGATGGTGTCGTCCAGGTAGGCCGTGAGGTCCCAGAGGAAGTTGCCGCCCGCCGCCTCCACGAGCAGCGCCCGCTGGCCGATGGCGAACTTCGGGGTGCAGCCGATGCCGGTGATGCCCTCACCCTCCGGCCGCACGAGGGCCTCGTGTTCGGACCGGAGCGTGGCGAAGTCGGTCCACTGCTGGCCCGAGGGCGGGACGTACTGGCGCTCGTCCTCGCAGATCGGGCAGTCCTCCCGCGGCGCGGCGTACTGCATGCCGCAGGTCATGCAGATCGGGTTCATGCCGCCACGCTAGCCGCTCCGGCACGACGAGAGCGGCTGTTCCGAGCTGATTCTCCCAGCCGGAACAGCCGCTCTCGGAAGTCGTGGGCTCAGCCGGTGTAGGGCACGGCCTTGATCAGGGTGACCTTCTGCGTGCTGCCGTTGGGCAGCTCGTACTCACGCGACTCGCCCTCCTTGGCGCCCAGCAGGGCCTTGCCCAGCGGCGACTCCGGGGAGTACACGTCCAGGTCGCCCTCCGAGGCGCCCTCTTCACGGGTGGCGAGCAGGAACTTCTCCTCCTCGTCGTCACCGTCGTAGCGGACGGTGAGGACCTTGCCGGGACCGGCGACGCCGTCGTTCGCCGGGGCTTCGCCGACCTTGGCGGACCGCAGCAGCTCCTGGAGGTGCCGGATGCGCGCCTCCTGCTGGCCCTGCTCCTCACGGGCGGCGTGGTAGCCCCCGTTCTCCTTGAGGTCGCCTTCCTCGCGGCTGTCGTTGATCTTCGCAGCGATGACCGGACGATTCTCGATCAGCTCGTCGAGCTCGTGCTTGAGCCTGTCGTAGGCTTCCTGGGTCAGCCAGGTCACCTGGGTGTCGCTCACGGCCACCATCTCCTCGTCGTGCCTGCCGGACATGGGTGTTCATGCCGGCGGCCGCACTGCATCGAGTGCGGCTGGATAAAGGAAAAACACGGCCCGTCTGGGCCGTGCCGGTAGATCAGGGTACCACGGCAGGGCTGGTCAGCGCCGGTGCGCACGTCAAGAGCCGGGCATTCGGCGCCTCATTCACCCCGTTGGCCGCTAACTCCTTGACAAATACTCCGGTATGTCGTAGGAGCACCCGTACACGTCCGCGGTGACCGGCTGGTCGATGCTCCGCACCACCGCGTCGACGCGCGTGGCCCCCGGCGGGACGTAGACCTCGCGCCGCCCGCTCTCCGCGCCGCTGATGTCCCGCGTCCGCACGATGCACACGCCGGGCCGTCCCGGTTCGTCCCGCGTCACGTTGAGCGACACCGTCATCGCGTTGCCCGGCAGCTCCTGGAACGTGACCCGCTCCGCCGTGATCGGCGCGGCGCCCAGGTTCAGGTACCCGATCCACGCCACGGCGCCGCCCACGGCCACCGCCACCACGGCGTACGCCCACCGGCGCCAACGCCGGCTCGGCCGCTGGGGGCGCCCGTAGCGGCCTTCCGGCAGCGACGGGGGCGCGCTCGCGGTGCTCAAGCCGGGCCTCCGATCCAAACTGTCGTACCCCCGGGGACAATGGGGGCAACCGCAGTATCCCTCCGCGGTGGAATACGTATTCAGAAGGGGTCGTTGGACGCATGGTGGGTTCTGTCGAACTGGTGTCCGGGTCGGGATCGCGCCTGCGTCTCATGGCGGTGCACGCCCATCCCGACGACGAATCGAGCAAGGGTGCGGCCACGATGGCCCGCTACGTGGCCGAGGGTGCCGAGGTCATGGTCGTGACCTGCACCGGAGGCGAGGCGGGCAGCATCCTGAACCCGGCCATGGACCGGCCCGACGTGCTCGCCAACATGTCCGCCATCCGCCGCGAGGAGATGGCGAAGGCCGCGCAGATCCTCGGCGTGCAGCACCGCTGGCTGGGTTTCGTCGACTCCGGCCTGCCAGAAGGTGACCCGCTGCCGCCGCTGCCCGAGGGCTGCTTCGCGCTCACCCCGCTCGAGGAGCCGGTGCGCGAGCTGGTCAAGGTCATCCGCGAGTTCCGCCCGCACGTGGTGCTGACCTACGACGAGAACGGCGGCTACCCGCACCCCGACCACATCCGCTGCCACGAGGTCTCCGTCGCGGCCTTCGACGCTGCCGCCGAGCCGGACAACTTCCCGGAGGCGGGCGAGCCGTGGCAGCCGCTCAAGCTGTACTACATCCACGGGTTCTCCCGCGCGCGCATGGAGGCCTTCCACGAGGCGCTGGTCGAGGCGGGCATGGAGTCGCCGTACGCGGAGTGGCTCGGCAAGTGGGACCCGGACCGCGCCGACGTCATGGAGCGGGTCACCACCCGCGTCGAGTGCGCGGACTACTTCGAGGTCCGGGACGAGGCGCTGAAGGCCCACGCCACGCAGATCGACCCGGACAGCCGCTGGTTCTTCGTGCCGCTGGAGATGCAGCGCCGGGTGTGGCCGACCGAGGAGTACGAGCTGGTCCGGTCGCTCGTCGACAGCACGCTGCCCGAGGACGACCTGTTCGCGGGCATCCGTGAGAAGGTGAACACATGAGTCTCTTGTTGCCGGTGACGGCGCCGGTCGCCACGACCGCCCTCGTCCTCGCGCAGCAGCCGGGCAACGGCGACAACGGCGGCCAGGGCGAGGACTTTGGCAAGTCCTCGCCGCTGGGGTTCCTGATCCTCCTGCTGTTCCTCATCGCCGTCGCCCTGCTGGTGCGCTCGATGACCAAGCACCTCAAGCGGGTGCCGCCGACGTTCGACCCCGAGGAGCAGGCCGCCGCGGAGGCGAAGGCCGGCGAGCCGGGCGGTGAACCCGCTGCCGCGCGCGCTGGGGAGCCCGCCAAGCAGCCGGAGAAGAGCGAGAGCAGCTAGCGCGGCGATGCCGCGGAGGCCGTGACACCCTGGTGGCATGGCCAATCGACTCGCTGCCGCGACGAGCCCGTACCTGCTGCAGCACGCCCAGAACCCGGTCGACTGGTGGCCGTGGGGCGCCGAGGCGCTCGCCGAGGCCCGGCGCCGGGACGTGCCGATCCTGCTCTCGGTCGGCTACGCGGCGTGCCACTGGTGCCACGTCATGGCCCACGAGTCCTTCGAGGACGCCGAAACCGCGCGCCTGATGAACGAGCACTTCGTCAACATCAAGGTCGACCGCGAGGAGCGTCCCGACATCGATGCGGTCTACATGACCGCGACCCAGGCGATGACCGGTCAGGGCGGCTGGCCGATGACCTGTTTCCTCACCCCGGACGGCGAACCGTTCCACTGCGGTACCTACTACCCGCCGCAGCCGCGGCCCGGGATGCCGTCGTTCCAGCATCTCCTCGTCGCGGTGGCGCAGGCGTGGCAGGACCGGCGTGACGAGCTGCGCGAGGGCGCCGGGAAGATCGTCGAGCACCTCGCCGGGCAGCTCGGCCCGCTGCCGCCGGCCCCGGTCGACGCGGGCGCGCTGGACGGCGCGTTGCGGAGGCTGGCCGCGGAAGCCGACCGTGAGCGGGGCGGATTCGGTGGGGCGCCGAAGTTCCCGCCGTCGATGGTGCTGGAGTTCCTGCTGCGCCACCACGAACGCACCGGGTCCGCGGAAGCGCTGTCCCTCGCCGAGTCCAGTGCCGGGGCGATGGCGCGCGGCGGCATCCACGACCAGCTCGCCGGCGGGTTCGCCCGCTACTCCGTCGACGCGTCCTGGGTCGTGCCGCACTTCGAAAAGATGTTGTACGACAACGCGTTGCTCTTGCGCTGCTACGCGCACCTGGCCCGCCGCACCGGCTCCGCACGCGCTGCGACGGTGGCGCGGATGACCGGGGCCTTCCTGCTGGAGCGCCTGCGCACCACCGAGGGCGGGTTCGCCGCATCACTGGACGCCGACACGCTCGGCGAGGAGGGGCTGACCTACGTCTGGACGCCCGCGCAGCTGCGCGAGGTGCTGGGCGACGAGGACGGAGCCTGGGCGGCGGAGCTGTTCACGGTCACCGCATCGGGCACGTTCGAGCACGGCAGCTCGGTCCTCCAGCTGGTGCGCGACCCGGACGACCCCGCGCGCTTCGAGCGCGTGCGGGCCGCCTTGCTGGCCGCGCGGGACCAGCGACCGCAGCCGGGCCGGGACGACAAGGTGATCGCGGCCTGGAACGGGCTGGCGATCACCGCGTTGTGCGAGGCGGGTGTCGCGCTCGACGAGCCGGGCTGGGTGGCCGCGGCCGAGCGGGCCGCGTCCGCGGTGCTCGGCATCCACCTCCGTGACAACCGCCTGCGCCGCAGCTCCCGGGACGGCGTCGCCGGGGACGCGGCGGGGGTGCTGGAGGACTACGGCTGCCTCGCCGAGGGCCTGCTCGCCCTGCACCAGGCGACCGCCGAGCCACGCCGGCTCGCCGAGGCGGTGAACCTGCTGGACATCGCGCTGGAGCAGTTCGCCGTCGCGGGGTCCCCGGGTGCGTTCCACGACACCGCCGACGACGCCGAGGTCCTCGTGCACCGGCCCGCGGACCCGACCGACAACGCGAGCCCGTCCGGCGCCTCCGCGCTGACGAACGCGCTGGTCACCGCCTCGGTGCTGGTCGGAGGGGAACGCGCGGCACGGTATCGGGCGGCGGCCGAGGAGGCGGTCCGGCGGGCCGGGCAGCTGATCGCGAAGGCGCCGCGGTTCGCCGGGCACTGGCTGACCGCGGCGGAGGCGCTGCTGGCCGGGCCGGTCCAGGTCGCCATCGCGGGCCCGGACTCGACGGAACGCGACCTCCTGCGTGGGGTGGCTGCCCGGCGCGTGCACGGCGGCGCGGTCGTGGTGGCCGGGGAGCCGGACGCGGACGGGGTGCCGTTGCTCGCGGACCGGCCGATGGTCGATGGGAAGACCGCCGCCTACGTCTGCCGCGGCTATGTCTGCGACCGGCCGGTGACCAGCCCGGACGACCTGGTCGCCGCCTTGTCCGCCGGCAGTGAACACCGGTCCTGACTGCGCGCTACACGAGTAGCGTCAATAGCGATGTAATCAAGTAATCATCGCTGGAGGCGAGACCGATGCGGACGCACGCGCAGTGGGGTCGGGGCTGGAAGGGCCGTGGGCAGGCCGAGGTGCCGCCCGCGGACGACGCGGCGGGCTGGTTCGCCGGCCGGTTGCCCGACGGCTGGTTCACCGGCACCCCGGACATCACCGTCGACCGCGAGGAGATCCTGGTCGTCGGCGAGCTGCCGGCCCTGACCGAGGAGTTCGCCGACGACGCCGCACGCGCCGCGGCAGAGGCCGGCCGCATCAGCCGGTTCCGCGAGGAGACCCGCGAGCAGCGCATCGAGATCGCGCGGCAGGCCGAACACCGGTACCAGCGCAAGGTGTCGTGGGGCGCGCGCCTGGGCGGCAGCGAGGAGTTGTTCACCACACAGTCCGTGCCGGTGATGACGCGGCTGCGGCAGCCCGAGCGGCTGGTGCTCGACACCTTGGTCGACGCCGGGGTGGCGCGGTCCCGCTCGGACGCGCTGGCCTGGGCCGTTCGCCTGGTCGGGCAGCACGCCGAACAGTGGCTGGGTGAGCTGCGCGAGGCCATGTCGAAGGTGGACGAACTGCGCCGCGAGGGACCGGATCTGGGCTGAGCTCACCCTGCGGGATCGCGGAAGTTACGCCAGAGTAGGAACATGAACCCCGATGCGTTGACCGCGGTACTGGATGGACAGTGGGCCCAGCTGCGCCGGGAGATTCGCGCGCAGTTCGCGGACTACGACCACGACGAGCCCCACGACCTGAGCACGGAGGAGTACCGGGCCTGGGTGCTGGAGCGCCTGCGTGAGCTGGCGAAGAGCGGCTGGCACCGGCTCGGTTTCTCCACCGAGTACGGCGGGGGCGGGGACATCGGCGGCTCGGTCGTGTCGTTCGAGATGCTCGGTTACGGCGACCTGTCGCTGATGGTGAAGTCCGGGGTGCAGTGGGGCCTGTTCGGCGGCGCGATCCAGCTGCTCGGCACCGCGCACCACCACGAGCGCTACCTCGCCCGGATCATGGACCTGGACCTGCTCGGCTGCTTCGCGATGACCGAGACCGGGCACGGCTCCGACGTGCAGCACCTGCGCACCACGGCGACCTACGACCCGGCGACCCGGGAGTTCGTCATCGACACCCCCGACGAGCAGGCGCGCAAGGACTACATCGGCAACGCCGCCCGGCACGGCCGCATGGCGGTGGTGTTCGCGCAGCTCGTCACGGGTGGGGAAAGCCGCGGCGTGCACGCGTTCGTGGTGCCGATCCGCGACGAGGCCGGCGCCCCGCTGGCTGGCGTGGAAATCGGCGACGACGGCCGCAAGGCAGGGCTCAACGGCGTCGACAACGGGCGCCTGACGTTCCACTCCGTGCGGGTGCCGCGCGACGCGCTGCTCAACCGCTACGGGGATGTGACCGAGGACGGGACCTACACGAGCCCGATCGACAGCGACAACCGCCGGTTCTTCACGATGCTGGGCACGCTGATCCGCGGCCGGGTCAGCGTGGCCGGCGGTGCGATCCACGCCACGGAGCGGGCGCTCGCGATCGCGACCCGCTACGCGGAGCAGCGCCGCCAGTTCGCCCGGCCCGACGGCTCCGGCGAGGTCGTGCTGCTGGATTACCGGGCGCACCAGCGGAAACTGCTGCCCGCCATCGCGCGGACCTACGCGCTGCACTTCGCGCACGAGGAGCTGACCCGTGCGCTGCACGACCTCCAGAGCTCCGCCGAGGCCGGGGAACGCGCGCAACGGGAGCTGGAATCGCGTGCGGCCGGGATCAAGGCGGTCGCCACCTGGCACGCGACCCGGACCATCCAGATCGCGCGGGAAGCGTGTGGCGGCGCGGGATACCTGGCGGAGAACCTGCTCCCGGCGCTCAAGGCCGACACCGACGTGTTCACCACGTTCGAGGGCGACAACACGGTACTGCTGCAACTGGTCGCGAAGGGACTGCTGACCAGCTACCGCGACCACTTCGCCGATCTGAGCCCGCTCGCCACCGCCCGGCTGGTCGCCGAGCAGTTCGTCGGCGCGGTGATCGAGCGGACCGCGGCGCGCAAGGTGATCGAGCGGCTCGTGGACGCCGCACCCGGCCGGGACGACGACGGCGTGCTGTTCGACCGCGGCTGGCAGCTGAAGCTGTTCGAGGACCGCGAACAGCACGTGCTGGAGGGCTGCGCGCGGCGGCTGCGCCGGGCCGCGGAGGCGGACCCGTTCGAGGTGTTCAACGACGCGCAGGACCACGTGCTGCGCGCGGCGCGGGTGCACGTCGACCGGGTCGTGCTGGAGGCGTTCGTCGCGGCCATCGACCGGTGCGCGGACGAGGAGGCGCGTGCGCTGCTGAACCGGCTGTGCGACCTGTACGTGCTGTCGAACGTCGAAGAGGACCGCGCCTGGTTCCTCGAACACGGCCGGCTCACCTCGCCGCGGTCCAAGGCCGTGGTCGCCGCGGTGAACGACCTGTGCGCGGAGCTGCGCCCGCACGCGCGGCTGCTGGTGGACGGTTTCGCGGTGCCGGAACCGTTCCTGCGGCCCGCGATGCTGCGTTGAGCGGGCCTCGCGAGGGGCTTGATCAGCCGATCGGTGGTGCCAGGTATTCCAGCGCGTAACCCTCACCGGAGGGGGTTACGCGCGCGATGCCGGGCGAGTCGAGGTGGGCGCCGGCTACGAAGTGGTGTGGTTGGGTCAGTTGTTCGAGGAGTGTCCCCCGCGCGGCGCGCGCCTGGGACTGGTTGCCGTCGAGCTCCCAGGAAACGTTCGGCTGATCGAATTGGAGCGTGGGAACGTGCACGGTGTCGCCCCAGGCGAGAAGGTGGCCGGCGCCGCTGCTGACCTCGTAGACCGTGTGACCGGGGGTATGGCCCGGCGTCGGGATCGCGGTGGTCCAGTCGTTGATCGCGGCATTCTCCGACACGGGAACGACCCGGTCGCGGAACGACTCGAGCCGTCCCGTGAACACCGAGGTGTCGGCCGCGCCGATCCACACGCGTTCGAGTTCGGGGAACGCCTCTGAACCGTCGGGCGCGATCAGGCCGCTCACGTGGTCTACGTGCCGGTGGGTGATGGCCACATCGGTGACCTGTGCGCGGTCGATCTCCGCTTCCTCGAGCGCGTCGTAGATCAATCCCATCGTCGGGTCGTGCCACGCGTTGGACGCACCGGTGTCGATGAGAACCGACCGCGTGCCGTCGGTGACGAAGAAGGCGTTGACCGACAGCCGCAAGTTGTCGCCGGCCAGCGGGACGGCGGCCGGCAGCTCATCGAGGGCGCGTCCATTCTCATCGCGGAGCCGCGTCGGCGCCATGTCGATGTACCCATCTCGCAACGAGATCACCTGCAGATCGCCGAATTCGAACCTCGCGTGGTGCCGGCCACTCGAAACCAAGCGCATGGAACACTCCCAGAATGTCTTCGATAGAAGAACTGCTCTCCTTTAGGAGAGACCATACACTGCTGGGAGCGAGGTAGCCATCGATCAAGGAGCACGATGGTCGAGCAAGACGGATACGCAGCCGGGCCACAGCGCCGTGACGACCTGGCGGGCGCGTTCGGCGCGAACGTGCGGCGACGCCGCGAGGAGGCGGGCCTGACGCTGGATCAGCTGTCCACGCGGTCATCGGTCAGCCGGGCGATGCTGTCCAAGGTCGAACGCGGCGAGAAGAGCCCGACGATCGGTGTCGCCTCCAGGATCGCCCACGCGCTCAACGTGTCGCTCTCGGACCTGATCGATGCGCCCGCTGCGGCCGCGTCCGGTGTGGCCGTGGTCATGCGCGTGAACGAACGCCCCGTTTTCCGTGACCCGGAAACCGGCTTCGAGCGGCACATCGTTTCG
The sequence above is a segment of the Amycolatopsis viridis genome. Coding sequences within it:
- a CDS encoding DUF4307 domain-containing protein, producing MSTASAPPSLPEGRYGRPQRPSRRWRRWAYAVVAVAVGGAVAWIGYLNLGAAPITAERVTFQELPGNAMTVSLNVTRDEPGRPGVCIVRTRDISGAESGRREVYVPPGATRVDAVVRSIDQPVTADVYGCSYDIPEYLSRS
- the ilvA gene encoding threonine ammonia-lyase, with product MDLVDVERIRAARKLLAGITRVTPMEHARDLEKSHGGPVHLKCENLQRTGSFKIRGAYTRLHGLSAEERARGVVAASAGNHAQGVALAASLLGISSTVFMPTRAPLPKLAATRGYGADVHLHGDVLEEALAEAIAFADRTGAVFIHPFDHPDIIAGQGTVGLEILEQVPEAATVLVPTGGGGLVGGVACAVKASRPDVRVVAVQAEDAAAYPPSLAAGGPVRLREMQTMADGIAVGQPGPVSYAHVAAKVDDVLTVSEESLSRAVLLCLERRKLVVEPAGAAAVAALLQYPGEFAAPVVAVVSGGNVDPLLLLQIIQHGMTAGGRYLALRLRVPDRPGSLVSVLSRVRDLGANVLDVEHSRISGALALGEVEIALNLETRGPAHCQEVRTELQRAGFTVVG
- a CDS encoding MBL fold metallo-hydrolase codes for the protein MNPICMTCGMQYAAPREDCPICEDERQYVPPSGQQWTDFATLRSEHEALVRPEGEGITGIGCTPKFAIGQRALLVEAAGGNFLWDLTAYLDDTIAGEIAARGGITGIAISHPHYYTTCVEWARAFDVPVYLHEHDRQWIGRPDGRIELWSGRTKRISDELTLINLGVHFAGGTVLHWSGGEHGEGALLSGDIVQVIPDREFVAFMYSYPNLIPERPAVVRRAAEILAGYRFEAIYGAWWDAVVRRDGHEVVQRSAKRYLEFVS
- a CDS encoding Lrp/AsnC family transcriptional regulator → MIRQHAQSDQEVAVDALDAKLLLLLTDAPRLNVLECARRLGVARGTVQARLDRLTEQGILGGFPPELDLAAMGYGLTAFAVLEIAQGRRTAVAEALAAIEQVCEVHATTGQGDLFVRMVARDHDDLQRVIDAVVSVPDVRRTSTSLALSTPVPPRVRPLLERLAYETNSR
- the mca gene encoding mycothiol conjugate amidase Mca; protein product: MVGSVELVSGSGSRLRLMAVHAHPDDESSKGAATMARYVAEGAEVMVVTCTGGEAGSILNPAMDRPDVLANMSAIRREEMAKAAQILGVQHRWLGFVDSGLPEGDPLPPLPEGCFALTPLEEPVRELVKVIREFRPHVVLTYDENGGYPHPDHIRCHEVSVAAFDAAAEPDNFPEAGEPWQPLKLYYIHGFSRARMEAFHEALVEAGMESPYAEWLGKWDPDRADVMERVTTRVECADYFEVRDEALKAHATQIDPDSRWFFVPLEMQRRVWPTEEYELVRSLVDSTLPEDDLFAGIREKVNT
- a CDS encoding cystathionine gamma-synthase, with amino-acid sequence MTHDLSSAGFETRAIHAGQEPDPRTGAVIVPIYQTSTYAQDGVGATREGDYEYSRTANPTRTALEEALASLEGARHGLAFASGMAATDAVLRTVLRPGDHLVLGNDAYGGTFRLIDKVLKLWGVEYGIADLSNADEVRAAIQPETKLIWCESPSNPLLGIADLAVLAEIAHGAGARLVVDNTFATPYLQTPLALGADIVVHSTTKYLGGHSDVVGGAVLTNEDELRENLFFLRNAAGAVPGPFDAWLTLRGLKTLAVRMDRHCDNAEQIAEMLVAHPKVAEVYYPGLPGHPGHDLAAKQMRRFGGMVSFRHADGHQAALDAAARTSLFILAESLGGIESLIEHPGQMTHASVVGSMLQVPEDLLRLSVGIEDARDLSDDLRSALG
- the greA gene encoding transcription elongation factor GreA; translation: MVAVSDTQVTWLTQEAYDRLKHELDELIENRPVIAAKINDSREEGDLKENGGYHAAREEQGQQEARIRHLQELLRSAKVGEAPANDGVAGPGKVLTVRYDGDDEEEKFLLATREEGASEGDLDVYSPESPLGKALLGAKEGESREYELPNGSTQKVTLIKAVPYTG